One window of the Chelonoidis abingdonii isolate Lonesome George chromosome 3, CheloAbing_2.0, whole genome shotgun sequence genome contains the following:
- the LOC116824857 gene encoding desmin-like, translated as MRGDREAATAVSQEFPSTRNSDKRQLIKLSDSVAKYSIHQSLKSLLAVATKEAMSNQLQSIKKLYDGAFEGTKKAERDLEAFSPDVEAATSARISLQKQLDNLEAETAFLQRVHSEEIEDLMKQSYSTSECVDVSCSIPDLAPALRDIQMESEEIAAKNLQETDEWYKTRFLDFNQPSTKHAENVRRFREETGNCKRSVSGFENPFQLMLCHF; from the exons ATGCGTGGGGATCGGGAGGCGGCCACAGCAGTAAGCCAAGAATTCCCGAGCACCAGGAACAGCGATAAACGCCAGCTGATCAAGCTCAGTGACAGCGTGGCCAAGTACAGC ATTCATCAGTCCTTGAAAAGCCTATTAGCAGTGGCTACCAAGGAAGCTATGTCCAACCAGCTGCAGTCCATAAAGAAGCTGTATGATGGTGCCTTTGAAGGGACGAAGAAAGCCGAGAGAGACTTGGAAGCTTTTAGCCC GGATGTGGAAGCTGCCACTTCAGCTCGCATCTCCCTACAGAAACAGCTGGATAATCTGGAGGCTGAAACTGCATTCCTGCAGAGAGTGCACAGTGAG GAAATCGAAGATTTGATGAAACAGAGCTACAGTACTTCCGAGTGTGTTGATGTCTCCTGCTCAATCCCAGACCTGGCTCCTGCTCTGAGGGACATTCAGATGGAGTCTGAAGAAATTGCAGCCAAGAACCTGCAG GAAACAGACGAGTGGTACAAAACCAGATTTCTTGACTTTAATCAACCTTCCACAAAACATGCGGAGAATGTGAGACGTTTCAGGGAAGAAACAGGGAACTGCAAAAGAAGTGTAAGTGGATTTGAAAACCCCTTCCAGCTTATGTTATGTCACTTCTAA